The following coding sequences lie in one Arachis ipaensis cultivar K30076 chromosome B03, Araip1.1, whole genome shotgun sequence genomic window:
- the LOC107629843 gene encoding protein TPX2 isoform X1 — protein MAAAASEKTGSSNISGGGGSTMIMIDETYEFSAPRFFDFINGETEEDERRAQLWFDTALSYAPSPFMPKIKVGRSITVDTLCDFSEADKIDTTSENVEETFQETIKQPHTERSEDVCKGISSPGDGSAEVGKDACTPKPTLQKRLTTTTSKKQETARMIGTSKKPQLQSSSMKTSTTGTPHLAQENQAIKRQKLEGGKSRQILNVKHQNLPHKSKLGLLTTSNANISSSTSKTNKEDRKVYVRETPKTAPVPFISTAEILKRFQSSTRDLSLPSALSNTKPKLTLTRPKEPEFETTQRVRPTRVKSSAELEEELMAKMPKFKARPLNKKILQTSSLPPIPRSTPHPPEFKEFHLETMARAHQNVDSASVASTELSQKDNSWKPHHLTEPKTPVLQTSLRARPPKVKSSMELEQEELEKAPKFKARPLNKKIFESKGDIGIFCNAKKNVTEPQEFNFATNERIPPPAAVADLFDKLSLKSSESARSHNPLPRNTTPNPFHLRTEERGTEKEKRLLVELLTKQWEEERARVPKANPYPYTTDYPVIPPKPEPKQCTKPEPFQLESLVRHEEEMQKEMEERLRTEKEEAEMRTFKAQPILNEDPIPVPEKVRKPLTQVQQFNLHVEHRAVDRAQFDERIKEKEMMYKRYREESEAARMIEEEKALKQLRRTMVPHARPIPKFDHPFCPQKSTKDTTKPKSPNLRVLHRKERRKVFNGTVVSSPASNMR, from the exons ATGGCAGCGGCGGCGTCGGAGAAAACTGGAAGTAGTAACATCAGTGGTGGCGGCGGCTCCACGATGATCATGATCGATGAGACCTACGAGTTCTCGGCGCCGAGGTTCTTTGATTTCATCAATGGGGAAACCGAGGAGGACGAGCGCAGGGCTCAGCTATGGTTCGATACTGCACTCTCCTACGCACCTTCAC CATTCATGCCAAAAATCAAGGTTGGTAGATCTATCACGGTAGATACCTTGTGTGATTTTAGTGAAGCTGACAAAATAGACACG ACATCCGAAAATGTTGAGGAGACTTTTCAGGAAACAATTAAACAGCCACATACGGAAAGAAGTGAAGATGTTTGCAAAGGGATTTCATCACCTGGAGATGGGTCTGCTGAAGTAGGAAAAGATGCTTGCACTCCCAAACCAACATTGCAGAAAAGATTGACAACCACCACCTCCAAGAAGCAAGAGACGGCTAGAATGATAGGCACCAGTAAAAAACCACAGTTACAGTCATCATCCATGAAAACCAGCACTACTGGGACTCCCCATTTGGCCCAAGAGAATCAAGCTATTAAAAGGCAAAAATTGGAAGGAGGAAAGAGTAGACAG ATTCTGAATGTCAAACATCAGAATTTGCCTCATAAGTCTAAATTGGGTTTATTAACCACTAGCAATGCCAACATCTCTTCAAGTACTAGCAAGACTAACAAAGAAGACAGAAAG GTTTATGTTCGTGAAACACCAAAAACAGCACCTGTACCATTTATATCAACAGCAGAAATACTTAAAAGATTTCAGTCCAGTACCAGAGACCTGTCATTGCCCAGTGCTCTTTCTAAT ACGAAACCGAAACTAACATTGACCAGACCAAAAGAACCTGAATTTGAGACAACTCAAAGGGTTCGCCCAACTAGGGTGAAGAGTAGTGCTGAACTTGAGGAAGAATTGATGGCTAAAATGCCAAAGTTTAAGGCTCGTCCACTGAATAAGAAG ATTTTGCAGACTTCAAGTTTGCCTCCAATACCAAGAAGTACACCCCATCCTCCAGAGTTTAAG gAGTTTCATTTGGAAACAATGGCCAGGGCCCATCAGAATGTAGATTCAGCATCAGTCGCTTCAACAGAGCTATCTCAGAAG GATAATTCATGGAAGCCTCATCATCTTACAGAACCTAAAACACCTGTACTTCAAACATCACTGAGGGCCCGCCCACCCAAGGTGAAGAGCTCCATGGAATTAGAGCAAGAGGAGCTTGAGAAAGCCCCCAAATTCAAGGCAAGGCCGCTAAATAAGAAG ATTTTTGAAAGTAAAGGGGACATTGGCATATTCTGCAATGCAAAGAAGAATGTTACCGAGCCTCAAGAATTTAACTTCGCAACAAATGAGAGGATCCCACCACCTGCTGCTGTGGCAGATTTGTTTGACAAG CTGTCTTTGAAGTCATCTGAATCTGCACGGAGCCATAATCCTCTTCCAAGAAACACAACTCCAAATCCATTTCATCTCCGGACCGAG GAAAGAGGcactgaaaaagaaaagagattgTTGGTAGAACTTCTAACAAAACAGTGGGAGGAGGAAAGAGCGAGGGTTCCCAAGGCTAATCCATATCCTTATACCACTGACTACCCTGTG ATTCCGCCAAAACCAGAACCCAAGCAATGCACAAAACCAGAACCATTCCAACTGGAGAGCCTAGTGAGACATGAGGAAGAAATGCAGAAGGAAATGGAAGAAAGACTAAGAACGGAGAAAGAAGAGGCCGAGATGAGAACATTCAAGGCACAGCCAATCTTAAATGA GGACCCAATCCCAGTTCCAGAAAAGGTTCGGAAACCCCTTACACAAGTTCAACAGTTTAATTTACACGTGGAACATCGTGCTGTGGATCGAGCACAATTTGATGAAAGG attaaggagaaagaaatGATGTACAAACGATACAGAGAAGAAAGTGAAGCAGCAAGAATG ATAGAGGAAGAGAAGGCTCTGAAACAGTTGAGAAGGACAATGGTTCCTCATGCTAGACCTATTCCTAAATTTGATCATCCATTTTGTCCCCAAAA GTCTACCAAAGACACAACAAAACCTAAGTCACCAAATTTGCGGGTACTCCATAGAAAGGAGAGGAGGAAGGTATTCAATGGAACTGTAGTTTCAAGTCCTGCCTCCAACATGAGATGA
- the LOC107629843 gene encoding protein TPX2 isoform X2: MRPTSSRRRGSLISSMGKPRRTSAGLSYGSILHSPTHLHTSENVEETFQETIKQPHTERSEDVCKGISSPGDGSAEVGKDACTPKPTLQKRLTTTTSKKQETARMIGTSKKPQLQSSSMKTSTTGTPHLAQENQAIKRQKLEGGKSRQILNVKHQNLPHKSKLGLLTTSNANISSSTSKTNKEDRKVYVRETPKTAPVPFISTAEILKRFQSSTRDLSLPSALSNTKPKLTLTRPKEPEFETTQRVRPTRVKSSAELEEELMAKMPKFKARPLNKKILQTSSLPPIPRSTPHPPEFKEFHLETMARAHQNVDSASVASTELSQKDNSWKPHHLTEPKTPVLQTSLRARPPKVKSSMELEQEELEKAPKFKARPLNKKIFESKGDIGIFCNAKKNVTEPQEFNFATNERIPPPAAVADLFDKLSLKSSESARSHNPLPRNTTPNPFHLRTEERGTEKEKRLLVELLTKQWEEERARVPKANPYPYTTDYPVIPPKPEPKQCTKPEPFQLESLVRHEEEMQKEMEERLRTEKEEAEMRTFKAQPILNEDPIPVPEKVRKPLTQVQQFNLHVEHRAVDRAQFDERIKEKEMMYKRYREESEAARMIEEEKALKQLRRTMVPHARPIPKFDHPFCPQKSTKDTTKPKSPNLRVLHRKERRKVFNGTVVSSPASNMR, encoded by the exons ATGAGACCTACGAGTTCTCGGCGCCGAGGTTCTTTGATTTCATCAATGGGGAAACCGAGGAGGACGAGCGCAGGGCTCAGCTATGGTTCGATACTGCACTCTCCTACGCACCTTCAC ACATCCGAAAATGTTGAGGAGACTTTTCAGGAAACAATTAAACAGCCACATACGGAAAGAAGTGAAGATGTTTGCAAAGGGATTTCATCACCTGGAGATGGGTCTGCTGAAGTAGGAAAAGATGCTTGCACTCCCAAACCAACATTGCAGAAAAGATTGACAACCACCACCTCCAAGAAGCAAGAGACGGCTAGAATGATAGGCACCAGTAAAAAACCACAGTTACAGTCATCATCCATGAAAACCAGCACTACTGGGACTCCCCATTTGGCCCAAGAGAATCAAGCTATTAAAAGGCAAAAATTGGAAGGAGGAAAGAGTAGACAG ATTCTGAATGTCAAACATCAGAATTTGCCTCATAAGTCTAAATTGGGTTTATTAACCACTAGCAATGCCAACATCTCTTCAAGTACTAGCAAGACTAACAAAGAAGACAGAAAG GTTTATGTTCGTGAAACACCAAAAACAGCACCTGTACCATTTATATCAACAGCAGAAATACTTAAAAGATTTCAGTCCAGTACCAGAGACCTGTCATTGCCCAGTGCTCTTTCTAAT ACGAAACCGAAACTAACATTGACCAGACCAAAAGAACCTGAATTTGAGACAACTCAAAGGGTTCGCCCAACTAGGGTGAAGAGTAGTGCTGAACTTGAGGAAGAATTGATGGCTAAAATGCCAAAGTTTAAGGCTCGTCCACTGAATAAGAAG ATTTTGCAGACTTCAAGTTTGCCTCCAATACCAAGAAGTACACCCCATCCTCCAGAGTTTAAG gAGTTTCATTTGGAAACAATGGCCAGGGCCCATCAGAATGTAGATTCAGCATCAGTCGCTTCAACAGAGCTATCTCAGAAG GATAATTCATGGAAGCCTCATCATCTTACAGAACCTAAAACACCTGTACTTCAAACATCACTGAGGGCCCGCCCACCCAAGGTGAAGAGCTCCATGGAATTAGAGCAAGAGGAGCTTGAGAAAGCCCCCAAATTCAAGGCAAGGCCGCTAAATAAGAAG ATTTTTGAAAGTAAAGGGGACATTGGCATATTCTGCAATGCAAAGAAGAATGTTACCGAGCCTCAAGAATTTAACTTCGCAACAAATGAGAGGATCCCACCACCTGCTGCTGTGGCAGATTTGTTTGACAAG CTGTCTTTGAAGTCATCTGAATCTGCACGGAGCCATAATCCTCTTCCAAGAAACACAACTCCAAATCCATTTCATCTCCGGACCGAG GAAAGAGGcactgaaaaagaaaagagattgTTGGTAGAACTTCTAACAAAACAGTGGGAGGAGGAAAGAGCGAGGGTTCCCAAGGCTAATCCATATCCTTATACCACTGACTACCCTGTG ATTCCGCCAAAACCAGAACCCAAGCAATGCACAAAACCAGAACCATTCCAACTGGAGAGCCTAGTGAGACATGAGGAAGAAATGCAGAAGGAAATGGAAGAAAGACTAAGAACGGAGAAAGAAGAGGCCGAGATGAGAACATTCAAGGCACAGCCAATCTTAAATGA GGACCCAATCCCAGTTCCAGAAAAGGTTCGGAAACCCCTTACACAAGTTCAACAGTTTAATTTACACGTGGAACATCGTGCTGTGGATCGAGCACAATTTGATGAAAGG attaaggagaaagaaatGATGTACAAACGATACAGAGAAGAAAGTGAAGCAGCAAGAATG ATAGAGGAAGAGAAGGCTCTGAAACAGTTGAGAAGGACAATGGTTCCTCATGCTAGACCTATTCCTAAATTTGATCATCCATTTTGTCCCCAAAA GTCTACCAAAGACACAACAAAACCTAAGTCACCAAATTTGCGGGTACTCCATAGAAAGGAGAGGAGGAAGGTATTCAATGGAACTGTAGTTTCAAGTCCTGCCTCCAACATGAGATGA